The following DNA comes from Phytohabitans rumicis.
CGCGGCGCTGGGCTCGCTGCCGCTGGTGTTCGCGGCGCAGCTCGGGTTCACGGTGGCGTTCGGTGTGCTGCTGGACACCATGATCGTCCGCTCGGTGCTGGTCACCGCGCTGACCCTGGACGTGGGTCGATGGATGTGGTGGCCCAGCAAGCTGTTCAAGCAGCACGACGATCCGCCGCCGGCGGGCGAGTCCGCCCGCGAACCCGCTCTGGCGGGCACGTGACGGCCGGCTACAGCTGGGGAATGGCCTGGTCGGTCGTTCGTCGGTCTCGAAGATCTGCGCGGCGCTGCCGACCAGCTGCGGGTCCGGTGCGCCGACCAGGTCGGCGTCCTTGTTGTGGTACGGGAACAGGTTCAGTACGTGGCGCATCGCGTTGACCCGGGCCCGTTTCTTGTCGTTGCTCTTGATGACCGTCCAGGGCGCGTCGGCCGTGTCGGTGTAGAAGAACATCGCCTCCTTGGCCTCGGTGTAGTCGTCCCACCGGTCCAGCGAGGCCAGGTCGGTGGGGGAGAGCTTCCACTGGCGGACCGGGTCGACCTGCCGGATGACGAAGCGCGTCTGCTGCTCGCGGCGGGACACCGAGAACCAGAACTTGACCAGATGGATGCCCGAACGCACCAGCATCTGCTCCAGTTCGGGCGCCTGTCGCATGAACTCCAGGTACTCGGTGCGGGTGCAGTAGCCCATGACGCGTTCCACGCCGGCGCGGTTGTACCAGGACCGGTCGAACAGGACGATCTCACCGGCCGCGGGCAGGTGGGCGACGTACCGCTGGAAGTACCACTGGGCGGCCTCGCGCTCGCTGGGTTTCTCCAGCGCGACGACGCGGGCGCCGCGGGGTTGAGGTGCTCCATGAACCGCTTGATGGTGCCGCCCTTGCCCGCGGCGTCGCGCCCTTCGAAGAGGACCACCAGCCGGGCACCGGTGGCCTTGACCCAGTTCTGCAGCTTGAGCAGCTCGATCTGCAGCAGGCGCTTGTCCCGTTCGTAGTCGTCGCGGCTCATCCGCTCCGGGTACGGGTAGCCCTCCCGCCAGGTGTCGACCGGCTGGCCGTCGTGGCCGACCAGTACCGGGTCGTCGTCGTCATCGTCGACGACCCGGTAGTCGCCCAGGCGTTCTAGCAGCGATTCGTTCACGTCGACCATGCCGACACGCTAAGGCGCGGAGTGCCGTGGTGGCGAGGCCGTCGACCGAAGTTCACCGCACGGCCATCAGCCTCTGGTCCACGCCTGGTGTGTGCCGCCGTTGCAGTACCAGACGTCGACCGCGGTGCCGTTGCCGGTGCCGCCGCCCGAGGCGTCCAGGCAGAGCGCCGGGTTGGCGACGCTGGTGACCGTCTGGTCCGCGTTGAGGTCCCACTGCTGGGCCGCGGCGCCGGTGCAGTCGGCGATGACCACCGGATCTCCGGCCGTCGTCCCGGTGCCGCCCACGGTCATGCACTTGGTGCCGTAGATCTGCACCTGCTTGTTCGCGGCCCAGTTCCAGGACTGGTTGCCGCCGCCGTTGCAGTCCCAGAGGTCGAGTTGCGTGCCGCTGGTCGTGCTGAAGCCGGGCACGTCCACGCAGCGGCCGGAGCCCACCCCGCGCAGGGGCTCGCCGGGGGCGCGGGCGGCAGGTCGTTGACGGGTTCGGTCTTTCCGAAGCCGTAGCCCCAGCGCAGCCGGGCGACGCCGGTGGCGCTGTTGTCGACCAGCTTGCCGTCCGCGGTCAGGGATTCGATCGAGTACGAGTCGCCGAAGCGCAGCCCCGGCCAGTACACCAGGCCCATCCGCAGGGCCCGCGCGGTGTTGGTCACGGTGGCGAAGTACGCGGTGGACACGTTGCCGTCGCGGGCCCCGTAGTTCAGGCCGATCGTCATCGGGGAGCCGGCCTCGTCGATGATGGTCCGGCTGGCGTAGTCGCCGATCCGGGGAAGCAGGTTGGCGGTCCACGCCTCGACCGTGGTGTCGTTCGCCCAGAAGCCGTAGAAGTGCAGGGACAGCAGCGTTCCGCGCAGCTGTGGGGCGGCGCCGACGCCGGTGACGTTGTCGTTGTAGCCGGTCCCGCTGATCACGACGCGGCCGCGCGGTACGTCCTTGTGCCGGGCCAGCCATCCGGAGGTGACGGACACCCACTGGTCCAGGGTGTAGCCGTGGGGCTCGTTCATGGGCTCGAAGTAGACGCGGGGGTTGCGCTTGTACTCCTTCACCACCGTGTCCCACATCGCGGTCCAGGCGGCGTCGTCGTCGACGAAGCCGTCCTTGCTGGTGTTGGCCTCCCAGTAGCTGACGATGACCTTGTCACCGCTCTGGGTGGCCGCGTCGATGGTCGCCTTGTACGACTTCCACCAGGTGGTGCCCACGCTGGCCGGGTTGATCGGTAGTCGCAGCGTGTTGGCGCCCAGGTTCTGCCGGAAGCCGGCCACCATGCGCTGGGTGGTGCGGTAGACGGTGCGGTAGTCGTCGGTCAGCGACAGGCCGCTGGGCACCACCGGGTCGCTGGCGTAGTTGTCGCGCGGATCCGCCCAGTTGACGCCGCGGAAGTCGCTGGTGCCGGGCCGCGACGCGGTGGCGCCGTACGCCATGGGTTGGAGCACGAGCAGGAGCACCGCCGCGCCGAATCCGGCGGTCAATGCGCGGGTCAGGGGCGTTCTGGGTCTGATCAGGTCCTTGAGCATGTGGTCTCCAGGGACGGTTCGCGGGGGATGGCACCGTGTCATGGCCTGTGAGCTGCCCACAAGCCCTTGTTACCACTTCGTTACCGGTTCTTAAGGAGCTTATTCTTTCCCCTTGACGAAGGGTTGGCGGGTACCTAGGCTTCGTGATCACTTAACGGGCCGGAAACCTTCCCCCAACATCCGGAGGCACAGCGCGATGACCACCGACAAGATCCAGTTCACCCGCCGGGGATTCCTCGGCATGAGTGTGGCGGCGGGCATCATCACGCTGACCGCGTGCGGTTCGGACAGCGACGGCGACAGCGGCTCCGGCAAGAGTGGCGGCAAGCTGGTCATGACGGTCTGGGGCGGCGACACCGACAAGGTCGCGTACCAGAAGCGCATCGACCTGCTGGTCAAGAAGTACCCGGAGATCTCGATAACGCTGCAGCTCATCCCGAGCGAGACGTACGAGCAGAAGGTGCAGACGATGATCGCGGGCGGAAGCGGCCCGGACATCATGCAGGTCGCCGAGAACGTCAACGTCTACTCCAGCAAGAACCAGCTCCTGCCGCTGGACGACCTGGCCAAGGGCGCCGGCATCGACCTGGCGCAGCGCTTCGGCCCGGTCGGCTCGCTGTACTCGTACAAGGACAAGGTCTACGCGGTCCCGGACCGCTCCGGCGCGATGATCGTCTACTACAACAAGACGCTGTTCTCCAAGGCCGGCGTCCAGCCGCCCACGGCGGACTGGACCTGGGACACCGCGCTGTCCTCGTTCAAGGAGCTCACCGTCGCCGGCAAGCAGTGGGGCTTCGCCGGTGCCGGCTGGTGGGCCCAGTGGTGGAGCCTGGCGTACCAGAACGGCGGCAAGATCATCGACGACAGCGGCCGCCCGACCGCGAACAGCGACGCGGTGGTCGAGGCGGTGCAGTGGGTCGCCGACCTGACCCACAAGCACGGCGTGGTGCCGACCCAGAAGCAGTACGCGGACATGGGCACCGACGTCGGCGGCGACCAGGCGTTCGCGAACGGGAAGGTGGCCGTCAACGCCACCGGGTTCTGGGGGATCAGCGGGCTCCTCAAGTCCGATGTGGACTGGGGGGTCGCGCCGTTGTGGCGCGGCAAGCAGCAGGCCGTGACGGCCTTCGGCAGCGGGCTGGCCATCTCCCGCACGTCGAAGAGCCCGGAGGCGGCCATCAAGGCGATCGAGTTCCTGAGCTCGCCGGAGGCGCAGAACCTCATCATCGAGACCGGCCAGGACGTGCCGGCGAACCTCGACGTGCAGAAGAGCGACGCGTTCCTCAAGCCGACGTGGATGACCAAGCCGGTCGACATGGACGTATTCGGCGAGTCGAGCTCGTTCATCTACCGGGCGCCGTTCATCCCCGAGTGGAACGAGATGCAGAAGGCGTTCGAGAACGGCCTCAACAACGTCTGGCTCGGCAAGGAGGACGCCCGGACGGCGCTGAACGCCGTCCAGAAGCGGCTCGAAACCATCATCAAGCCTGCGGGGTAGCGATGACCGAACTGGCTTGCGCTCGCTCCGCTCGCGCGGGTCATGCGCCTTTTGAGCCTCCCTGTAGCCGCCAGTCGCTCCGCTTTGTGGCGGCTGCGGGAGGCGGCGCATGACCGACCTCGCGGAGGCGGCACCGGCCCGCGCCGGTGCCGCCCCGGAGCGGCCTGTGTCGCGTCTGGGCGGGCTACGCAGCCGCCGGCGCAAGGAGGCGCTCTGGTTCTACCTGTTCGCCTCGCCGTGGATCATCGGCTTCCTGGTGTTCCTGTTCGGCCCGATGATCGCCTCGATCTACCTCTCGCTGACCGACTGGGACTCGTTCACCGCGCCCAACTGGGTCGGGCTGGACAACTATCGCCAGCTGCTGACCGAGGACCCGGTCTTCTGGAGTTCGCTCTGGAACACGGTCTACTACGCGGCGGTCTCCGTGCCGCTCGGCCTGCTGCTGGGGCTCTGGCTGGCCAACCTGCTCAACAAGCACGTCCGCGCGCGCAAGCTGTTCCGCACGCTCATCTACCTGCCGACGCTGGTGCCGCTGGTGGCCGCGGCGATGGTTTTCAAGATGGTGCTGGCGCCGTCGGGCGCGGTCAACGACCTGCTCGGCCTCGTCGGCATCTCCGGCCCGTCGTGGCTGCTCGACCCGGTCTGGGTCAAGCCGTCGCTGATCCTGCTGTCGGTGTGGGGCGTCGGTAGCGCCACCGTCCTGCTGCTCGCGGCGATGAAGGGCATCCCGCGCGAGCTGTACGAGGCGGCCGAAGTGGACGGCGCCGGTTCGATCCGGCAGTTCTGGAGCATCACCGTCCCGCAGCTCACCCCGATCATCTTCTTCAACCTGGTGATGGGCCTGATCGGCGCGTTCCAGGTCTTCTCCCAGGTGTACGTGCTGACCCGGGGCCGCACGCAGGCACCCGAGGACGCCAGCCAGACGATGGTGCCGTACCTGTTCGACCAGGCGTTCGCCTTCTACCACATGGGGTACGCCTCGGCGATCTCCTGGCTGCTGTTCGTCGTGATCCTCGGCTTCACGCTCATCGCCTTCCGGACCGCGCGCCGGTGGGTGTTCTACGAGACGGAGGTCAAGTGACCACGACCGCTACGACCACGCGCACCCTTCGCGCGTTCCGGGCCACGCCCTTCACGTACGCGACGCTGATGATCGTGTCGGCGCTGCTGTGCGTGCCGCTGGTGCTGGTCGTGTCGATCGCGCTGTCGTCGGACCAGACGGTGAACGCGAACACGTTCACGATCATCCCGCGCGAGTTTCACTGGGAGAACTTCACCCGGGTCTTCGACACCAGCCTGCCGATGGGCCGCTTCCTGCTGAACTCCGTCGTCATCTCGGTCTTCTCGGTGCTCGGCCAGATGCTGTCCAGCGGGCTCATCGGGTACGCGTTCGCGCGGCTGCGCGCACCGGGCAAGAACGGCCTGTTCCTGGTGGTCATCGCGACTATGATGATCCCGACGCAGATCACGATGATCCCGCAGTTCATCCTCTTCAAGGAGCTCGGCTGGATCAACACGTACCTGCCGCTGATCATCCCGAACTTCTTCTCCAACGGGTTCAACGTCTTCCTGATTCGGCAGTTCGTCTCCCGGCTGCCGCGGGAGATCGACGAGGCGGCCATGATCGACGGGCTCGGCTTCTTCGGCGTCTACCGCCGGATCATGCTGCCGATGCTGATGCCGGCGCTCATCGCGATCGGCATCTTCACCCTGACGTACACCTGGGGTGACTTCATGGGCCCGCTGATCTACCTGAACGACGAGACGAAGATGCCGCTGGCGCTCGGTATCCAGTACATCAGCAGCACCTCGGCGGCCATGCAGGCGCCGCCGTGGAACCTGGTGATGGTCGGCTCGATCCTGCTCACGCTACCCATGATCATCGTGTACTACCTGGGTCAGCGGTACCTGTACGAAATGGACATCAGCGGCGGAAGCGCAGGGGTCAAGTGACGGTACAAACCATCGTGGACAGTGGCGTCGAGCTCGACGCCGGCGGCGTCCGGATCGACGGCCAGCCGCGGCTGCTGCTCTGCGCCTCGCTGTTCTACTTCCGGCTGCCGCGCGAGGAGTGGGCGGCCCGGCTGGCGCAGGTGCGCGCCTCCGGGTACACCTGCGTCGACGTCTACCTGCCGTGGAACTTCCACGAGACCGCGCCCGGCCGGTGGTCCTTCGACGGCCGGCACGACGTCGCCGCCTTCCTCGACCTCGCCCACGAGGCCGGCCTGTACGTCATCGCGCGCCCCGGCCCGTACATCTGCTCGGAGTGGGACGGCGGCGCGCTGCCGGCGTGGCTCGGCCTGGACCCGCAGCTGCGGGTGCGGCAGAACGAGCCGCGCTTTCTCGCCGAGGTGCGCCGCTGGTTCGACCAGGTGCTGCCGCTGCTGGCGGCCCGCCAGCTCCACAATGGTGGCTCGGTGATCATGGTGCAGGTGGAGAACGAGCTCGACTTCTTCGACTGCGCCGATCGCGCCGGCTACCTGACCGCCCTGCGCGACCACGCGATCGAGCACGGCATCACCGTTCCCCTCATCGCCTGCTCGGGCCAGGGCGACCTGACCGGGGCGACGGGAGACGTGGCCGGCGTCGTGCCGGCGTGCAACTTCTACCCCGACGACGACTCGCCGCACATCGAGGCCGAGGTGCGGCGGTACGCGCACCTGCTGGCCGAGCGCGGCCTGCCGCTGCTTATCACCGAGACCAACCGCCGGCACCGCACGCTGCGGCGGCTGCTGGCCAGCGGCGCCTCGCTGATCGCGCCCTACCTCCAATCCTCCGGCTGGAACTTCGGCTACACGCCGTCCACCGGCAACTGGGGCGCACCCGGCAACCTGATGAGCCACGGCTACGACTTCGGCGGGTACGTCTCGTCGACCGGGGCCGAGCGGGCGGAGTTCGTCGAGGCGCAGGTGCTGGCGCGCGTCGTGGGCGCGCTGGGTCCGCGGCTGGCCCGGGCGACGACGGGCGGGTCGCGGCACGCCGTCACCACGGACTTCCCCACGAGTACGTCGCCAGCGGCGCTGGACCTCGACGGCGGCGGCCAGGTGCTGGCGCTGCCGAACCTCGGCACCACGCCGGGGACCGCCACGGTGGGCGGCGTGTCCGTCGCCGTCCCGGCCGACGCGAGCCCGCTGCTGCTGCTCGACCTGCCGCTGCACCCGTGGGGCGTCGACCGGACGCTGAGCCTGGCCTCCGCCGACCTGGTGGCCGTCGCGGCCGAGGGCGGGCGGCTGGCCCTGGCCTTCGCCTCCGACGTACCCGTGACGGTTGTCCTGGATGGACACCCACCGGTGGTCGTCGCGGTCGGGTCCACTGTGGAGGCCTCCGGGCTTTCTGTGGTGGTGTTGCCGCCGCCCCAGGCGGCCCGGCTCACCGCCCTGCACGCCGACGGCAGCGTGGACGTGGCCACCCCGCCGTCCCCGCGGTCGCCGGGACTGGCGACCGAGGTGACCATCGCCCGGCGGCGGCCGGGCGCCGCTTCGGCCATGCCGGCCGGCGACGCGCACGACCTGCCGCCGGCGCTGGAGTCGCTCGGCGTCTACCGCGGCCGCGGGACGTACGCGAGCACCACGGACCTGACCGGCGTCGACGAGCTGCTCCTGGTCGGCGCCGCCGATCTGGTGGACCTGTCGATCGCGGGCCGGGCGCTGCCGACGATCGCCCGCTTCGGCGCCACCGAGCGGATCGACGTGCGCGACGTACCAAGCGGACTCGAGAGCGGTGCCACCGAGATTCGGGCCACCGTGGAGATCTGGGGACACGCGAACTTCGACGACGCCCGCCTGCCCGCCCTGCACCTCGGCGGACTGCGCGGCCTCGGTACACTGTGGACGGTCGAGGCGGCGCGTGACCTGTCCGCCCTCTGGACCGTGGACGGCGCCGACCAGTGGGCCGGCGAGCCCGCGCCGACCCGCACACTGGGCGGCTGGAGCAGCACCCGGGTCGGCGTGCCGGTCACGTACACCCGCGCGCTGGACCCCGATCCGGACCGCGTGTCGGCCCTGCACCTGGCCGGGCTGGCCGAACCGGTGCGGGTCGCGGTCGACGCCGGCGCACCGGTGACCGTCCACCCGGAGGACCCCTGGCTGCTGCTGCCGTCCGGCACCCGCCAGGTGTCGCTGACGACGTCGCACAACCCCAGCGGCGCGCCCGTGCGGGCCGAACTGCTCAGCCTGCGCCCGGTGACCGGCTGGTCCTGCGCCGTCCAGGACGACAGCGCGCTGACCGCGTACGCCGACGACGCCCAGCCGGTGGGGGAGCAGGTCGCGCTGCCGCTCGCCCTGGCGGCCGGCGAGGAGGTCTGGCTGGACCTGGACCTCCCGTCGTCCGGCGCGGGCTGGCTGGTACGGCTCGACGGCGCGCAGTTGCGCGCGACCGGATGGGCCGGCGGCGAGTGCCTCGGCCGGGTGTGGCTGGCCGACCCGCAGCGGCCCCGCTTCTCCGGCGGCGACGCGGACGCGCTGTGGATCCCGGCCGCCTGGACTGCGGCCGGAACCCGACTGACCCTGCTGGTACGGGGCACCGCCGGCCCGGCGACCCCTGTCCTACGCACCGTCCGCCTCCAGCAACCCCACTGACAAGTCGCCGTGGGCGGCCCTAGGGCTCGGGCCAGGGTCGCAGCTCGTCCAGGTGGCGGTCGAGGCGGCGCAGGAAGTCGAGCAACTCCGCCTCCGGGTACCGCGTGCTCATCGCCAGGGACTGCGGCGGGATTTGGCCCGCGGCGAGGACGGCCTTGACCGCCTCGGCGTACTGCGCGGCGGGGCGGGGGAAGTGCCGCTGATGGATCATGCTGTCGGCCAACCGCCGTACGGTGTCGTCGCCCAGGTCGGCCGCGAAGTCGATGCCGTACGGCACCGCGTTGACGGAGCCGCGGACCGAGTTGGCGTCCATGGTCAGTCCTCTCCCGCGACGAGGTCCGCCAGGCGGCGCAGGTGCGGGGTGGCCCGGGCCAGGTCGCGGCGGGCGTCCGCGTCGAGTTGGGCGAGGGCGTCGGCGACCAGGGCGCGCCGGTGGGTGGCGTACGCGGCCAGGCGCTCGCGGGCCGCCTCGGTCAGGTCGAGGCGCACGGAGCGCCGGTCCTCGGGCGCCCGCGTGCGGGCCAGCAGCCCGGCGTCCACCAGGTCCCCGACCAGGGTGCTCACCGTGTTGGCCGCCATCCGCAGCGCCTCGGCGGCCTCCTTGACGCTGACGCCGGGCCGCTGCTCGACCAGGCGCAGCAGCTCGACCTGGGCGTTGGGCAGCATCTCCCGCCCGGCCCGGTGTACGGCGGCGCGGCGCAGCACCTGGTGGAACCGGCCGAGCACGAAGCTCAGTTCCTCTGCCGTCTCGTCGTTGTCCATCGCGGTCCCCGTAATGTGCTTCACAGTGCAATATATCTGAGTACAGAGCTATCGTCGGCTTGTGGCCGTACTGACGCAGCAAGCTACCGCTCTCCGGCCGCCGACGCCCGCCCGGCGCGGCGGCGGTGGCGCGCTGCTCGTCCTCCTCGGCGCGCTCACCGCGGTCGGTCCGCTGTCGATGGACCTGTACCTGCCGGCGTTTCCGCAGATCGCGGACGGTTTCGCGGTGCCCGACGCGGAGGTGCAGCTCTCGCTCACCGCGTGCCTGATCGGCCTGGCCCTGGGCCAACTCGTGACCGGCCCGCTCAGCGACCGCTGGGGTCGCCGCCGGCCGGTCGTCGCGGGTGTGGCCGCGTACGCGCTCGCGTCCCTGCTGTGCGCGTTCGCGCCGTCGGCCAGCGCGCTGGTCGCGCTGCGCCTGGTCCAGGGCCTCGCCGGCGGCGTCGGCGTCGTGGTCGCTCGGGCCATCGTGCGCGACCTGTACTCCGGCGGCGCTGCGGCGCGGTACTTCTCCCGGCTGACGCTGGTCTTCGGGCTGGCCCCGATCGCCGGGCCGAGCCTGGGGAGCCTGCTGCTGCGGTTCACGTCGTGGCGGGGCGTCTTCGTCGCGCTCGCCGTGATCGGCGCGGTCCTGGCCGCCGCCGTGGCCTGGCGCCTGCCGGAGACGCTGCCCGCCGAGCGGCGCAGCACCGGCGGCCTCGCGACGACGCTGGGCGCCGTCCGCCGGCTGGTCGCCGACCGCTATTTCATCGGGTACGCGCTGGCGCAGTCCCTCGCGTACGCCGGTCTGTTCGCGTACATCTCCGGGTCGTCGTTCGTCTTCCAGGACGTCTTCGCCCTGCCCGCCGGGGTGTTCAGCCTGCTGTTCGGCGTCAATGCGGTCGGCCTCGTCGCGGTCGGGCAGCTCAACGCCCGCCTGCTGGACCGGTACCCGCCGCGTACCCTGCTGCGGGCGACGCTCGCCGTCGGGCTGGGCGCGGCCCTGGCGCTGCTCGCCGGGGCCGCCATCGGCAGCCTCGTCACGGTCGTGGTGGCGCTGTTCGTCTTCGTGGGCACCATGGGCATGGTCATGCCCAACGGCGTCGCGCTCGCCCTCGACCGGCACAGCCGCCACGCCGGCACCGCGGCGGCCGTCCTGGGCGCGGCACAGTCCACCGTGGGCGCCCTCGCCGCCCCGCTGGTGGGCCTCGCCGGCACCGGCAGCGCCGTACCCATGGCGTTGATCATCACAGCGGCGGCCGGGCTGTCGCTGACGACCGTTGCCGTGCTGACCCGTGGAGCGCGGTCCCTGGGCGTAGGGTGACTTTCGTGGATCTCGAAGAGCGGATTGCCCTGTTCCTGGACTATGAGAACCTCGCGCTGGGCGCCCGCGACCACCGGGCGGGATGGCCTTCGACTTTCGCCCCATCGCCGACGCCCTCGCCGAGCGGGGCCGGGTGGTGGTCCGCCGGGCGTACGCCGACTGGTCGTTCTTCGACGAGGACCGCCGGATGCTGACCCGCTCGCACGTCGAGCTCATCGAGATACCCCAGCGCATGGGCGCCTCGCGCAAGAACGCCGCCGACATCAAGATGGCCGTCGACGCCGTGGAACTGGCGTTCGAGCGCGGGTACATCTCGACGTTCGTGATCTGCACGGGCGACAGTGACTTCACCCCGCTGGTCCACAAGCTTCGCGAGCTCAACAAGCGGGTCATCGGCGTCGGCGTGGAGAAGTCCACGTCGGCCCTGCTCCCGCCGGCCTGCGACGAGTTCCTCTACTACGACCGCCTGGAGGGCGTCGACATCCCGCCGGTCCGTA
Coding sequences within:
- a CDS encoding multidrug effflux MFS transporter; the encoded protein is MAVLTQQATALRPPTPARRGGGGALLVLLGALTAVGPLSMDLYLPAFPQIADGFAVPDAEVQLSLTACLIGLALGQLVTGPLSDRWGRRRPVVAGVAAYALASLLCAFAPSASALVALRLVQGLAGGVGVVVARAIVRDLYSGGAAARYFSRLTLVFGLAPIAGPSLGSLLLRFTSWRGVFVALAVIGAVLAAAVAWRLPETLPAERRSTGGLATTLGAVRRLVADRYFIGYALAQSLAYAGLFAYISGSSFVFQDVFALPAGVFSLLFGVNAVGLVAVGQLNARLLDRYPPRTLLRATLAVGLGAALALLAGAAIGSLVTVVVALFVFVGTMGMVMPNGVALALDRHSRHAGTAAAVLGAAQSTVGALAAPLVGLAGTGSAVPMALIITAAAGLSLTTVAVLTRGARSLGVG
- a CDS encoding RICIN domain-containing protein yields the protein MGSGRCVDVPGFSTTSGTQLDLWDCNGGGNQSWNWAANKQVQIYGTKCMTVGGTGTTAGDPVVIADCTGAAAQQWDLNADQTVTSVANPALCLDASGGGTGNGTAVDVWYCNGGTHQAWTRG
- a CDS encoding MarR family winged helix-turn-helix transcriptional regulator, producing MDNDETAEELSFVLGRFHQVLRRAAVHRAGREMLPNAQVELLRLVEQRPGVSVKEAAEALRMAANTVSTLVGDLVDAGLLARTRAPEDRRSVRLDLTEAARERLAAYATHRRALVADALAQLDADARRDLARATPHLRRLADLVAGED
- a CDS encoding ABC transporter substrate-binding protein, with the protein product MTTDKIQFTRRGFLGMSVAAGIITLTACGSDSDGDSGSGKSGGKLVMTVWGGDTDKVAYQKRIDLLVKKYPEISITLQLIPSETYEQKVQTMIAGGSGPDIMQVAENVNVYSSKNQLLPLDDLAKGAGIDLAQRFGPVGSLYSYKDKVYAVPDRSGAMIVYYNKTLFSKAGVQPPTADWTWDTALSSFKELTVAGKQWGFAGAGWWAQWWSLAYQNGGKIIDDSGRPTANSDAVVEAVQWVADLTHKHGVVPTQKQYADMGTDVGGDQAFANGKVAVNATGFWGISGLLKSDVDWGVAPLWRGKQQAVTAFGSGLAISRTSKSPEAAIKAIEFLSSPEAQNLIIETGQDVPANLDVQKSDAFLKPTWMTKPVDMDVFGESSSFIYRAPFIPEWNEMQKAFENGLNNVWLGKEDARTALNAVQKRLETIIKPAG
- a CDS encoding carbohydrate ABC transporter permease — its product is MTDLAEAAPARAGAAPERPVSRLGGLRSRRRKEALWFYLFASPWIIGFLVFLFGPMIASIYLSLTDWDSFTAPNWVGLDNYRQLLTEDPVFWSSLWNTVYYAAVSVPLGLLLGLWLANLLNKHVRARKLFRTLIYLPTLVPLVAAAMVFKMVLAPSGAVNDLLGLVGISGPSWLLDPVWVKPSLILLSVWGVGSATVLLLAAMKGIPRELYEAAEVDGAGSIRQFWSITVPQLTPIIFFNLVMGLIGAFQVFSQVYVLTRGRTQAPEDASQTMVPYLFDQAFAFYHMGYASAISWLLFVVILGFTLIAFRTARRWVFYETEVK
- a CDS encoding carbohydrate ABC transporter permease, which gives rise to MTTTATTTRTLRAFRATPFTYATLMIVSALLCVPLVLVVSIALSSDQTVNANTFTIIPREFHWENFTRVFDTSLPMGRFLLNSVVISVFSVLGQMLSSGLIGYAFARLRAPGKNGLFLVVIATMMIPTQITMIPQFILFKELGWINTYLPLIIPNFFSNGFNVFLIRQFVSRLPREIDEAAMIDGLGFFGVYRRIMLPMLMPALIAIGIFTLTYTWGDFMGPLIYLNDETKMPLALGIQYISSTSAAMQAPPWNLVMVGSILLTLPMIIVYYLGQRYLYEMDISGGSAGVK
- a CDS encoding beta-galactosidase encodes the protein MTVQTIVDSGVELDAGGVRIDGQPRLLLCASLFYFRLPREEWAARLAQVRASGYTCVDVYLPWNFHETAPGRWSFDGRHDVAAFLDLAHEAGLYVIARPGPYICSEWDGGALPAWLGLDPQLRVRQNEPRFLAEVRRWFDQVLPLLAARQLHNGGSVIMVQVENELDFFDCADRAGYLTALRDHAIEHGITVPLIACSGQGDLTGATGDVAGVVPACNFYPDDDSPHIEAEVRRYAHLLAERGLPLLITETNRRHRTLRRLLASGASLIAPYLQSSGWNFGYTPSTGNWGAPGNLMSHGYDFGGYVSSTGAERAEFVEAQVLARVVGALGPRLARATTGGSRHAVTTDFPTSTSPAALDLDGGGQVLALPNLGTTPGTATVGGVSVAVPADASPLLLLDLPLHPWGVDRTLSLASADLVAVAAEGGRLALAFASDVPVTVVLDGHPPVVVAVGSTVEASGLSVVVLPPPQAARLTALHADGSVDVATPPSPRSPGLATEVTIARRRPGAASAMPAGDAHDLPPALESLGVYRGRGTYASTTDLTGVDELLLVGAADLVDLSIAGRALPTIARFGATERIDVRDVPSGLESGATEIRATVEIWGHANFDDARLPALHLGGLRGLGTLWTVEAARDLSALWTVDGADQWAGEPAPTRTLGGWSSTRVGVPVTYTRALDPDPDRVSALHLAGLAEPVRVAVDAGAPVTVHPEDPWLLLPSGTRQVSLTTSHNPSGAPVRAELLSLRPVTGWSCAVQDDSALTAYADDAQPVGEQVALPLALAAGEEVWLDLDLPSSGAGWLVRLDGAQLRATGWAGGECLGRVWLADPQRPRFSGGDADALWIPAAWTAAGTRLTLLVRGTAGPATPVLRTVRLQQPH